CTGCCTCTACCGCACCCCTCAACAATGCTCCGGCCAATGAATATCCGCGAGCTAAAACCCCAGGCCGAACCTAGTGTTGCTTCCATTGCCCACATCCTTTGAGGTAGACAGCACCGAGCTGAGGGGCCCGTTAATAACCTCCCCAATGTTCCGTAATATACCCACAGCACTCCCCACAGAGCCGGGCGTCAGGCGAGTTCCAGGGCCCTCGGAAGTGGTCCGTGAATCTAGCAGCACCACCGGGATGGTCATCGGAATAGTGACGGCCGCTGCCCTGTGCATCCTCATCCTTCTGTATGCCATGTATAAGTACAGGAACAGGGATGAAGGCTCCTACCAGGTTGACGAGAGCAGGAACTACATAACCAACTCGGCTGTGCAGAGCAATGGCGCTGTCATGAAGGACAAACAGCAGAGCTTGAAAGGCAGCAAcaagaaacagaaaaataaGGATAAGGAGTACTATGTGTGACAGACTTTTGTAAGCA
The Pseudoliparis swirei isolate HS2019 ecotype Mariana Trench unplaced genomic scaffold, NWPU_hadal_v1 hadal_113, whole genome shotgun sequence DNA segment above includes these coding regions:
- the LOC130191494 gene encoding LOW QUALITY PROTEIN: neurexin-3a-beta-like (The sequence of the model RefSeq protein was modified relative to this genomic sequence to represent the inferred CDS: deleted 2 bases in 2 codons; substituted 1 base at 1 genomic stop codon); the encoded protein is CDDDGLVISGYGSGEAFXPAPPTDEDFYTTFSLVTDKTSSTSGFEGGYKAHAPKTFRPNKPSIPIFRRVRTTTTAILLTADQSRTTATSPLPHPSTMLRPMNIRELKPQPNLVLLPLPTSFEVDSTELRGPLITSPMFRNIPTALPTEPGVRRVPGPSEVVRESSSTTGMVIGIVTAAALCILILLYAMYKYRNRDEGSYQVDESRNYITNSAVQSNGAVMKDKQQSLKGSNKKQKNKDKEYYV